Part of the Xenopus tropicalis strain Nigerian chromosome 3, UCB_Xtro_10.0, whole genome shotgun sequence genome, ATTGCTTCTTGCAGCTTTTGTATTCTAGACTGAATTTATAGAATAGAATTTAAGAAATACATCCATTGTGAGATCagttgtgtttaaaggagaactatacccccgggtgcTAAAAGCcaccttaactatcattgccttgacccccctcaccgcTTCCTTATGGCATAGTTCttaagtttaaacactgtccctatcactaacccctagctaaaatagcagagtagcacagcagcgtacctggccaaAATCTTCTTAGCAACTGAACACACTTTGGGTCTCTCCGCCAATACGAACtctgcttgcgcatgcacagttgatGGTAGCAGGAAATCCGCTGTGCAAGCAGGGTtcgtgtcggcggtgagacccgaagaccGTTCAGTTGCAAAGcagatgttggccaggtacgcagcagcgctactctgctgttttagctggggttagtgatagggacagtgattaaacttaaaaactatgcaataagggagaggtggggggggggggggtctacagAGTGATAGTTCCactcaaaaacagttttttttcacagtgaaaaaattgtaattttaaacaactttccaaaatacatgaaaaaaataatttaaagggttACTTGTTAATGTAATGGCTATTAAAAGTAGTATCTAGATAAAAGTAGTAACTAGATTCTtcatcttaaaaaaacaaaacaaaacacagaggCCTCTGGGGAAGACTCTTTATGGGTGGAAAAGAGTAGggctttttgtttttcttgcagTGTTATTGGTAATAAATTATTAAACTATCTTTCATAACTTTGCAATCCTTCCTACAATAATGATTAGCTTTATTTTGAGTCATGGGTAGCTTGATTCCTATGGAATAGTTACATTGTTTTTAGTCAGACCCAGAGAAGAGAAAggcataaacaaatactgctcTCAATTGTAACtgaatttataaataactttaaaacattaATTGTAAAGAtgcttacattttctttcattatgcaagcAGTTTTTGGGTGACTGCTATGGCTGTAAGTGCTGCTGGAATACCGAGGGTATATCAGTGAAAAGGAACTTGTGAATTTTGTTCACCTTTTCTTATTGCCCCGCCTGTTAAACGATTAGTATGATTTATAATAGATACCCAGGATCAGGCAATCCACTGTCCCCTGCTTCGCACATACCATTACCATCCTAAACAACAAAAACTCTGCAACCATACTGGTTACGATCACCTTCAGTCTTACTTTCTGTCCCTCTTATATTGTAACCACTTGCAAGCAGGaacccttgccctactgtcttctgGCAATAGGCAATTGTAACAATGCATCTGGTTAAATGTTTGTATGTAAATGTAAACTGTTATGTCTTGTATTTGTACCCCTCTCACTGCAGGAGACAATGGTGCCATATTAATAACAACAACATTAGGCAACAATGTTCTGAAAAGTACTTGCTTCCATACAATTATTactaattattaaatatttaattatgaGACATCACCTGTGCATGCATTTTGAGAAGATGGCTGTGCATTTGGAATTCCTCAGGAACTTCTACAGATTTGGCTCCAATAAACTTGAGGAGATCTGCAGGTACACCTGTATCCCATGTTGTGATTCGAGCAGATGGTTCAACCATCTCCCTCCAGTGAGCCTGCAGGTTTGTGGATGGTGGACTGTATAATGTCATACTGGAAAGGTGGTCATTTAATTTGGAGTAATAACTAGTCCTTATCTCAGATGCTTCTTCCTCTGTCATTAGCCCTTCTGCTACCAATCGTTCAGAGTAAATGTCAGGTATACTTTTTCTAGATCTGACAAAATACAAGCAGATTAATAAAAGTCATTCCATGTTGCCAATGTCCCATGTGTTCTGAGTGACAGGCAGATAACATTCATTCAGTTACTACATATAATAATGTGGCTACAGtgtgggactatatatatatatacagtatatatatatatatacacagtgtgtatatatatatatatatatatatatatataaaaaaccatcaaactcaacagtagaaagcactcacagctatagcgtgaatcaagtcagtgatttatttcagcataccatctacgcgtttcgattctactgttgagtttgatgcattatttttgtcagcacccagccgttgccccgatactggtgagtgccgattctttacaagactaatatatatatatagtccatgtgtgtgtatatgtaatgtCTAAAAAATAGATTCAGCATAAGAACATGACAAGTTTTGTACTCACCTTATAATTTTGTACATGCTAGGATTTGTGAAAAATGGTTCATCAAGTTCATTATGCCCCCATTGTCTGTAGCAGAGTAAATCTACAATAATGTCCTTGCGAAAACACCTTTGATATTCAACTGCTAATCGTGTGGCTCTCAAAACTTCTTCAGGGTCATCTCCATTAACATGTATAACAGCACATCCGACAATTTTGCCTAGCAGAATAGGTAAAAATAAGAAGGTTAAGAGTACAAATCTGATTGACAGACCTATTTTGCAGGAGGAGACTGGCTttggcaacattgtttaaaaaaattataaccaGGAGTTGAGCAAATGCTTCTTTCAACAGCATGTCCTTTAAACTACATTTTAACATTGAAACCAAGTCATGAGAAAGAGGTAAACAAAAATCATTAACCTTTTTGTCCTTGGAAAGGAAGATTTTTACACTAAATTGCGCACTTTAGAATTTTTGGGACCAATTTGCAGTTATTAACAGTGGCAGGTGAATGCTATTACTGTTAGCGGAAGAAAGGCCATATCCCTTTCAGCAAAAAAATGTCTGAAATTAgcaaaaaggatttaaaaaaaaaaaaaaaaaaaattatttccatttaatCAGTTTCAAACTTTGTTTTATTGCCGAAATATAAATGTCCGTTTCTTAAGTAAAAATAACTTACCAACATCGCTGCTGTACAAGGAGGACCTCCCACGTTCAGCAGGGGTTGTGTAACCTAACTGGTTATTAACAATCAGATGAATGCTGCCTCCTATCCGATAATGAGGAAGATTTGATAGTGTAAAAGTTTCTGTAACAATTCCTTGGCCAGAGACTGAAGCATCACCGTGTACCTGaattataaacataaacattaccAATAGAAAATGGATCATTATGgcatacaataaaaaagaaaaaaaaaattgtgcattaaCCTTCTATTCTTCATGCTTACGAAAATACCCTTTAGCTCTTCCACAAAGATAAAATATttctcttcaaaaaaaaaaagtatgatagATTTTTTTGTTCTACAACACAGAACAACTGATAGAGGTCACTTCTCTCGGTATAACAATGTATAACTGtggtatataatgtataatttacAATAGTATAATATTTCAACAGGAAAATAGAGATTACtatttaattaaagtttaattaaagtttaacaGTCCTTATGTTTGCAAACACACATATGTGTGAAAGCCTAAAACAAAGTGCTTACATAGCTCCAGTCTACACAGCACAGCAGAAATTTGACACAAAATAAATCTGGTAAATATAATTACCTGTAGGCATACAACCTTGTCACCAGGCAGCGCAGAATTCTCTGTAGAGTAATCACCATCTGACACGGATTGCTGCCTTGCTCGAGTTTTGCCAACAGCTACTGGGTTTATTGCTTCCAAGTGTGATGGATTGGGTAGCATAGTCACATGCAGAGGTCGGTGGGAACCAAAATCCAGATCCACAGAAGAAGTTAAGTGGGAAAGTACATCACCTATTGCAGGGGAGTTTTCGGGGAACTCACTTAGGCCACGCATTTTACGAAACATCAGCTGCAATGCAATGTaagcatttaaattatttcttgcAAATTTAAATTAAACACTATTTATTCATTACCTAGAAGTTAGAAGTAAAAATCTATAGCAGGGTATCAGACAATTTAACagtttggggctcatttaccaacagaaGCAAACTGCAAAAATCCCCACCAGAATTCCATGCAATGCAGGTTACTTTGTACTAGCAAATATATAGCACAATACTGCACCTGTCAAAATATGCCTGTCCAGATCTAGACATGTGCAAAAGCagatgttaagctggccatacacatggcgatctgacgatgtttcgtacgaccatcggtcgcacgaaacatcgtaggatccgccacacaccattcagggctgaatcggcaggtaaggaggtagaaacaataggatttctacctccttctgccaattcagctctgaagggagaattttggtcaggcgccttctatggcgcccgatcaaaattttccaactggtccgattggcgagtcggccgatatcagcagcttcctgcgatatcggtcgactcgctgacataccatacacgcaccgattatcgtacgaaacgaggtttcgtacgataatatcggtgcatgtatggccaccttaaggaacaGTGGCTCAACAAACTGTCATatttaaactgattttttttgttgggggcGGGGGGCTTAGTAAAATTAGAGAACTAGGCAAGACTCTAAATACTTTTTGGAAGTCACTATATATGTAAAGTGGCCATATAATTTTAACTATAAATTCCTCCAAGTCTGCATGGAAGACTATAATCTCATAATATTGTTTCTTTCTGTGATGCATTACTTGTATGTCAAATAATGTTCAAAAAGATCTGATTGATTATGTGTAACTGCCTTGATGCAATTTATATATGTGTTATAAGTGCTTAATACATACAAAGCCAGAATTAAGCATTACCTCTGGTGGAAACTGGAGAAGTCCTGTAAGAAGGTTTAGCCTCCCTCTGTGCGGCATTCCTATAATTATATCTGTTACACCAGCAAATGCACACATTTTAAGCATCTCATGGAAGAATCCCATCATGCTCTCAGCCCCCTCTCCTCCATACCTTTTTACTGTTGAAAACTTTGTGGCCAGAAAGTGGTCAAATtcctgtaataaatatataaatgttaataaaaactaAATACACTGTACATAAAGTTAGAATTAGATTTGTTTTGCCTGGTAAGGTCTGATAATCAGTGTGCAGTTTATTCTTATTGCTTGTCATAGTATTTTTCACAGTATAGGAGaaaatttaaacattagttaaaacaaatgtatattttatatacatttatacatctatcacacaagagccatgactatcctgtaaatgacagccttataaacagtgcttagtgatgtaatttctgtcacgtcTCACTGAAATtagtattataataaacaatgcacttccttctgtgcttttatagggCCATGGTGCTCCTATGACttataacatccttatattttacagtaaggtgggggggacattattcactatatgttaAAGAACATAAGAAAAGCGAACACCATTGTGGATTATATAAACCACTTTAATAATAAGTATATTTAAAAGGAACTTTCAAATGCAGGAATATTGAAGCATAAAACAGAGttcttttcctttttcactgtggcatttccagtaccccaAGAGTTCTTTAGCTGCCCAGTTACCAAGGAAAAAACAGCCACCAAGGATTCTCTCAGTGCACTCCTGTTCAACCAGGGCTCTCTTGCTGTGCATttctattgtatattatatagtcttattatatattatatagtctTATTTACATAAGGTGCAACCAACATCTATAGctgtgtatttttattatttactattcattcttattttttatCAGACATACGACAGCAATTGCTAGATTGTATAATTAGTGTCTTGGTTTACCTGGCATTCTAACATCAGTCTTGCCAAATGTTTCCTCTCTTCTGTTGAAAAACTTTCTTGTTTCAACTCTTCAAATCTTCTAGAAAACCATTCCCTCTCTTTGAAATTTTGCAACTGGCTTGTTTCAACTGAAATCTGGCCACAATATGTATGATCCAGATATGCTAGCACCTCTTCAATGGTTGCTTCTGATTTTCCCATGTTCAACAATCCTGGTTAAGAAAATGAAAAGACAATGGgggatatttattaaagtgtgataACAGTATAGCAGGGAACTCCATACAAAAGTTAAAATGTGGTACTGTATTTTCTCATGACTGGATAAGAAGAATATTCATGGAACAATTGGAAAAGCCGAGTCCATAAAAACATTGAGTGGCAGGATGTGCCGTACATGTCTCTACTTGGCCAGCcttgaaataatataaacaattcACTACAAAATCCAACCTGGCCTGATTCAAAAAGCCTACAAACAAATGGAAAACCTATATTAAATGGGAGACATGTTCCAAGATATTTGTGTTAAAGTTCCATGGCTATAAAATATGCTAACAGAATAACAATATCTGGACAGGGTGTTCAGGTAAATAGTAATTGCGGTAGATGTATTTCCTTCTTACCAGTAGTGATAAATGGACCATGAAGTATTTCAGTTAGCTCTTGTATTTCTGGTACCATATCCATTACTGCCTGGCCAGTAAATAATGGGTTAATCTTGGCTGCTTTGTGACCATGTTCACGGTAAGCAGTAACGAGCCGAGCAAGGCCATGATCCACTGTAAATAAGATAACAAAATATACAGTAACTATTAGAAAGAAACAGCCAATGGCCAGGTTTTTCGAAAAGGTAAATTTACCTTAAGTgtgttaattttaattaaatccaGAGATTTCTCTAACTTTAATTTATTAATCAGCTACAAATCCTGGCCCCTCATAATGTCATGACTTGGACAAACCTACATGATAATAATATTGATCCTAATGTCCTCTTTTGGCCTGTACCACAGAAACACTTAACAGTAATAACACTGGAGTGAAGTGTAATTTTATTTACGTTTAGCATTAACATTCAACTAAAGAACAAGAATTTGATAAAACAATTTCTATATTGCCACACTGAACATGTTGGTACAAAGATCTGGCTGTAAGGGCCGTATGACAAATAtaaatttgtctttattttccattgttttttaaaatcattttattttttgttctgctGCTCTACAATTTTTTGGTTCCTAGGCTTTTACTTGGGGATGAATAGCAGACGGCCTgaagagaaaaataagtaatatgaaATAAATAGGAATAAAAATGTAGTCTCGTAATAAATCTGGGTTAGGTTAATGAGTGCATGAATTTATTTGTTACTAATTATTTACCATACAAGGGCTTGATATTCAGCATGTAAAGCTGGATTGCTACCATTGATCCTATTTCTCAGGACACCTTATTATGCCATTGACTTTCACTGGACAACCACACAGCTGAGGCCCAGTGTTCTACTAAGCTATTTTTAACCAAGTTTGTCAGCTAGATCAACCCTGGCACCTTCATAGTTCTAAGGCCACAAGATGGAAATCCTTAGCTAGGGGTTACTTCCATCCACTGTGCAGTTTTAGATTTCCATTATGAAGATGTGAAAACACCACAGGTGGAAAGTGTATACCTGTATTGCGTTGTTGATTCTAGATGCTAGAGGGAAATGCATATCTGTGGTACGATCAGCAGTTAAAGAGACACAGAGTTTATTGCATTCACACGAGCTTCTCCGCTGTCATTTCCTTAGGTGGCATTGCAAGGCCCTTACAAACCTGTCAGGCTGGCCGCTTGCTTGCTCTCTGCACTGCTCTCCTGCAGCTCACTGCTGCCTGCGCTTATCTTCGGTCTGTACCCGTACACCCCACGCTCTGTGCGATAGAATCTGTAAAGCCCGGGCCTCCATAACACAACTGGCCGCCTGCATGAGCTTAACCAAGACGACATTGTCTTACTAGCACTTCCAGCCGGCGCAGCGGCGAGTAAATTGTTAACCCACAGCAGTGCCTAGCCATACACAAACCAACACACAATTCACGAAGCTTGCTCCTTCCCACAAGCGCCGATTGGTTGGATCCGGGGGCGCGGTGCATTGCACTGGCGGGTCTTCTCGGTGCCATCTAGAGGGGCGTCGCATTGCTGTGCCTTCATCGCTACTGGTGACCCCGGACACAGGGTCAAGCACCGAGCAGTTCTGCAAACTTATGTCACGATGTGCCCTATTTTCACGATCCTTAGAATAGAAAATGCTTGTGTATGTAACCGTTACGAAATAAGGCGTATATAAAGGTAGTTCGCCATTATAGTGACGGAAAAGTTTTCTTTTCATGCAAGGAAAGAGAAGTAAAATATTCACGTATGCCAAAAAAATCGTCTAACGCCAAGTACGCTAACGTCTAAACTCCAGTGTTAGAACGAGTGTTTCCACCAATTCAGCAGTGTCTTCTTAATTTGTTGTTAACATCGCAAGCAAAATGGagttaacaccaaaaaaatacattaattcgTTTTCAAGACATGATTTATGTGAGTCACAAAAGGTACTTCAAATTCAGTGTGTGGTGCATAGAACAACAATTTTATCACCAAATCATAGAAAATGTCACATTTACTGATGTGGAGTAACCCTTTAATCTTTCTTACTGGAGTATTCTTTTACACTCATTCCTTATGAATAAGACCCCTGCTATTAagactatttctttttttattctagcTCCAGTGACCCTAAAACTCAGGAACATTGCCCCACAAGACAACAAAAGATCAGATCAATTACCCTGTATGTCACctttttactttcaatggtgaagtgtaagaTGCTGTCAgttccacaatttttatgccttagggccgtggcagacggggagattagtcacccgcgacaaatctcccttgtcacgagcgactaatctccccgatatgccatcccaccggcttgaatgtaaatcgctggtgggatggcatacgcagtgctgcgatttcctgaaatcgtggaagtttcctctcaaggcaacttccgcggcGCTGCATATGCATATCGGAGATTAGACAcgcgtgacaagggagatttgtcgcgggcaactaatctccccgtctgccacggcccttagtccccaaactttgcaaagttggtcactggaggactgcagatcaaaaataggaaaaatgggttgggccactaacagccaatcagatttcatccattgaattttattggtttaaatgtaaaatgctgccattctcacactatttatgccagggtgcccactgtttgtcactaggtgatTTCAACTCAAGGTTATCACAATTTATCTATTgacataatttacatttattgccattctttaactattaatcctagagtccctaaactttgcagagttagtcactgggtaactgcatttccaggatagaaaaagtgggcggagccaccaactgccaatcagatgtcactcattgactttcagtggggcaatttaaattgctgccattcagacactattaaaaccggggtccccaaactttgcacagtggtttttactatataactggaTTATAACCAATTATACTTCCAAgtcaattaaatatttttattacatgtgATGTCCCGATGacgccctttaaaggaaaagtaacactaaaaaattttaagtaaaaaaatctattctaccctgccccaataattgccctatcctgcaaaccatttattattttcaatgctttagtacaaaatacctgttaaaacttggcttccggtcatttgaagaaaggcgatacagcgatgcaggggaagtatcgggggaagcagccactatgcggcgatcgattgatcgagtttagccttgcttctgtatatgaaggagtcaggctaggctagTCGCTTCTTCTTACCtatggaactctatccctgaatccgtagggaacactcacccactctctttaagaaaaagctcagctgttaccttctggagcactaaaacattattttgcccagtcctgcgcttaagggcaaatgcccatacctggtgcactcttaccttccaatttgtgcctgtatgttacccaaccacttagattgtaagctctacggggcagggacctccttcctactgtgtctcataccatatggcacttatatatatatttattgtatttatttattatatcacttgtcctccctgtgtgtaattttgtattctgtaagattgtacagcgctgcgtacccttgtggcgctttataaataaagttatacatacatacatacaatgataagatggacaccaggagctcttgcaatcaaactttaactctttattgtccaagacaagttgTAGTAGTGCAGGGATAAATCAATACTCACACATGCAGAGATAGCAGAAACACTCTGAGGATAgtaagagaggatgccaccggtttatcccacctcttttggagactgggcagggtaaagcacctgtcatcttggcaccactatggagggcagtctggatagatactcCAATCCTTAGGCTGAATACCTTTAGCTTGTATGggtcctacagccgactatgtatcagggatttacactgacctgtatcctgagtcttaaccatggccctaggctaaggcaacattgcctgtatggaaggataTTTCCAGCTAACCCCCTGGTTGGAGCCTGAACTGCTCTTACTATCTAGTTCTATCTGTCTCAccctcctagagagtgctattacgtTATTCTGCTATTCTAAATAGTCCTCATtaacggggtccctgtccccgacttggctttactggggcctattctgatcctaGGCTTAGTGGAGCTTTTCCTGAGACTCAGAAGCAGccagaggaagccacacctccttgctaaacactatatgagagtgcaagggGTGAGGacaaccaaataaaccaataaggtataaggcataactcataccccccaactgtcccgctttccgtgggactgtcccggttttaatagcgcttcccgctgtcccagatagttcaatgaatctattaatagattacggaaatgcgagACAATCATTgaagtatccgggacagcgggaggCGCTGGATGGAACTGGGCGCTGCTGCTTCTTCTTTAGCGTTTCCTCTCTGTATGCAGCTCCTTGAGCGGCGGTGACATGCCCTTTTATAaagttgtgccccgtgcgtactgacgtcacacatacgcatggggcgcaaccttataaaaaggcctgtcgcCGCCGgaagccgcataaggagaggaaccgCTGAAGAAGgagcgtgtatggggggcactgtgcatgggggtactgtctcaattgggggaacTTACTATGGGGgtgttgtgtatggggggtactttctatgggggcaccgtgtatgggggcaatttctgtgggggggtactgtgtatgggggcactttctatggggaggtactgtctatggggacactgtgtatggggggtactgtctattgggccatagggggcactgtgtatgggggaaaaactggtacatagttgtaactcacttataactgactgccttctctctatatttgtattttatatgtagttgCTATATTgatttccttaggtagtacagtatgagagtATAGCACaatttgcgtctgatcctgccatttcaactatataaaaggagtatttcttgaaaaaaaaatggatggggtgtggtaattggggcgtggccaaaaaaattgccacacgtagtgcgccaaatctttttgtccctcttttcatttttcaattgtCGGGAGGTATGATAACTGTAAACTGATACAAGGTTCTTTGCCAAGTTGGAGGTTTTGAAGCAATAGGGGCAGtttaaccctatgagtccctacaattaaatgtaaaaaaatctgtgttttttaaaaatggattttaatgcaggattctactggaaaAGTGTTATTAACTAATaagttttgcaaagaaaaaaaaacactttttcccttgacagtattccttgtAGTGAGCTCTACTGGTACATGGGCTGTTGTGTATTTATGACAAAGGGTTGCACACTTGTAAGCGCACTATAAACAAATGATCATTTTTGAGTACAAAAGCAGAAAGTGGCATCTATGCTATGTGACCATTATGGAACCCATGCATTTGCAAAGCGCTTGAATTTTAccttatatacagtaattccaAAGTATTCGTTTAATGATTTTGGCGTtcgttagtaaaaaaaaaaaaaagagttttttttttttttttaacaacataaAGGATTTTGAAATTCATTCCTGTGACGACGAAATATTGTGGTTTACCAACAATAAATAACCCACAAAATAAAGACATTCGATTTCAGCGCCGACAAACACCTGTCAACGCCTTTCAGCACTTCCGCTTCCTCTATGTTGTCCGAACTTCCGGAGCCTGGAGGGTCCTCCAATTAGCTGTTTAATGCGTGCCTGTTTACTAACAATAATTCGCCTTCCACTAAGCCAcgcctttttatttttacagttcgTTGTATTTTCCTAAATTCGACTGTCCTGACAAAGATATGGAATAAGCGCAACGAAATTCATTCTTTTGCTAGAACGGCAGTGATATGGCCGTCCTCGGTGCTGGGTCTTCTAGACGGAATTGTGCTGGGAACGGAGTGTTTACAAATTAAAAGGTAAAAGGTCTGGAGTGAGGCCGTTGTCTCATGGCCTGGAACCTCATTTTTCTTGTTAACTCACCCAGCCTCCTGCGGTAAAGAGAGTGCCGCGGTCCCTTGGTGCAGAGTGATTCAAGGCTCTGGCAGTGTGAATTCCCTCCGTTGAcatcctccaccaccaccaccaccaccaccaccacaagcTGTGGACGCCACATGACAGGCTAACGCTGTGCATGTAAAGAAACTCAGCTTGTGGCTCTACAACTCTTGGTGAACTGTCACTCTCAGTCTTCGGCTGTAGGGGATGTTGGGAGTTTCAGTCCAGCAAAGTTGGAGGGATGCAGGTTTGACATCCCTGCCTCTTTATTTATGTGTTGCGCTCGATAAGGCAAGCACCTTTTATAAACTTCTTTAAAGCACCAATGGTTATGACAGGGATTGCTTATTACTGATATCTGTATAGAATGCTGCTAGGCTAGACTTTCTAAGATACTGTTAGTGCAAATGTCTGGATTAAGATGTACGTTTGGCTGAAATTGATTTAGAAATATACGTAGTGTGTATGTTTTTGCAAATGTAAGCAGCCTTCCTTGGCTTGTGTTTGTCAGTTAATATTTTATCTGTACAGAGTCTCACAAAAATGTGATCCACACACTGTCTCAATGCATATCCAGTGCAATAATTAAATGAAGCACTAAAACCTTTATTAAGTATTACATATTAAAAACACATAACTACTACTCGGTACAACCCAAGTGGAGAAATAAAGTGCATCTTTGCATGTTAAAATGTAACTTAAAAAGCATAAATTGCTATAATATCTAGGAAATTTTCGAATGCTATCCAGCTTTTATTAAATTGTACAGAAAGAAGAAAGATCTTTTCTGACCCTTAATTAGTGTCTGTATGCCACATATTGTGCTTGTCTGTGGCTTTTGGCCACAGGGAAATGCCTTGTCACTTGTGA contains:
- the dhtkd1 gene encoding probable 2-oxoglutarate dehydrogenase E1 component DHKTD1, mitochondrial isoform X1 codes for the protein MKRKLFRHYNGELPLYTPYFVTVTYTSIFYSKDRENRAHRDISLQNCSVLDPVSGVTSSDEGTAMRRPSRWHREDPPVQCTAPPDPTNRRLWEGASFVNLDHGLARLVTAYREHGHKAAKINPLFTGQAVMDMVPEIQELTEILHGPFITTGLLNMGKSEATIEEVLAYLDHTYCGQISVETSQLQNFKEREWFSRRFEELKQESFSTEERKHLARLMLECQEFDHFLATKFSTVKRYGGEGAESMMGFFHEMLKMCAFAGVTDIIIGMPHRGRLNLLTGLLQFPPELMFRKMRGLSEFPENSPAIGDVLSHLTSSVDLDFGSHRPLHVTMLPNPSHLEAINPVAVGKTRARQQSVSDGDYSTENSALPGDKVVCLQVHGDASVSGQGIVTETFTLSNLPHYRIGGSIHLIVNNQLGYTTPAERGRSSLYSSDVGKIVGCAVIHVNGDDPEEVLRATRLAVEYQRCFRKDIIVDLLCYRQWGHNELDEPFFTNPSMYKIIRSRKSIPDIYSERLVAEGLMTEEEASEIRTSYYSKLNDHLSSMTLYSPPSTNLQAHWREMVEPSARITTWDTGVPADLLKFIGAKSVEVPEEFQMHSHLLKMHAQSRIQKLQEAIKLDWATAEALAFGSLLCQGFNIRLSGQDVGRGTFSQRHAMMVCQETSDTYIPLNHMTSDQKGFLEVSNSALSEEAVLGFEYGMSIESPKLLPIWEAQFGDFFNGAQIIFDTFISGGEAKWLLQSGIVILLPHGYDGAGPEHSSCRIERFLQMCDSSEEGVDGDTANMFIVNPTTPAQYFHLLRRQMVRNFRKPLIVASPKMLLRYPAAVSSLEDMAPGKTFRPVIGDSSADPKSVSKVILCSGKHYYALHKQREALGEQGRSFAIIRVEELCPFPLEALQQEIHKYPKAKDFIWSQEEPQNMGAWSFVAPRFEKQLACKMRLVSRPALPAPAVGIGILHQQQQEEILVKTLS
- the dhtkd1 gene encoding probable 2-oxoglutarate dehydrogenase E1 component DHKTD1, mitochondrial isoform X2, producing the protein MSSWLSSCRRPVVLWRPGLYRFYRTERGVYGYRPKISAGSSELQESSAESKQAASLTVDHGLARLVTAYREHGHKAAKINPLFTGQAVMDMVPEIQELTEILHGPFITTGLLNMGKSEATIEEVLAYLDHTYCGQISVETSQLQNFKEREWFSRRFEELKQESFSTEERKHLARLMLECQEFDHFLATKFSTVKRYGGEGAESMMGFFHEMLKMCAFAGVTDIIIGMPHRGRLNLLTGLLQFPPELMFRKMRGLSEFPENSPAIGDVLSHLTSSVDLDFGSHRPLHVTMLPNPSHLEAINPVAVGKTRARQQSVSDGDYSTENSALPGDKVVCLQVHGDASVSGQGIVTETFTLSNLPHYRIGGSIHLIVNNQLGYTTPAERGRSSLYSSDVGKIVGCAVIHVNGDDPEEVLRATRLAVEYQRCFRKDIIVDLLCYRQWGHNELDEPFFTNPSMYKIIRSRKSIPDIYSERLVAEGLMTEEEASEIRTSYYSKLNDHLSSMTLYSPPSTNLQAHWREMVEPSARITTWDTGVPADLLKFIGAKSVEVPEEFQMHSHLLKMHAQSRIQKLQEAIKLDWATAEALAFGSLLCQGFNIRLSGQDVGRGTFSQRHAMMVCQETSDTYIPLNHMTSDQKGFLEVSNSALSEEAVLGFEYGMSIESPKLLPIWEAQFGDFFNGAQIIFDTFISGGEAKWLLQSGIVILLPHGYDGAGPEHSSCRIERFLQMCDSSEEGVDGDTANMFIVNPTTPAQYFHLLRRQMVRNFRKPLIVASPKMLLRYPAAVSSLEDMAPGKTFRPVIGDSSADPKSVSKVILCSGKHYYALHKQREALGEQGRSFAIIRVEELCPFPLEALQQEIHKYPKAKDFIWSQEEPQNMGAWSFVAPRFEKQLACKMRLVSRPALPAPAVGIGILHQQQQEEILVKTLS